One window of the Eucalyptus grandis isolate ANBG69807.140 chromosome 8, ASM1654582v1, whole genome shotgun sequence genome contains the following:
- the LOC104456413 gene encoding NAC domain-containing protein 86 — MAPLGLPPGFRFHPTDEELVNYYLKRKINGQEIELDIIPEIDLYKCEPWELAEKSFLPSRDPEWYFFGPRDRKYPNGFRTNRATRAGYWKSTGKDRKVTSQNRPIGMKKTLVYYRGRAPQGVRTDWVMHEYRLDDKESEDTSGMQDSYALCRVFKKNGFGNEVEDQGQWSLSLMESSQGVVMSQEWENNSPDVPIASSSCLDQEDDKDDSWMQFITDDGGWGTSNPNAPPIGGDFGEEVSTLNFSN; from the exons ATGGCTCCTCTCGGATTGCCTCCTGGTTTTAGGTTTCATCCCACTGATGAAGAGCTTGTCAACTACTATCTCAAGCGGAAGATCAATGGCCAAGAGATCGAACTCGACATCATCCCCGAGATCGATCTCTACAAATGCGAGCCCTGGGAATTggcag AGAAGTCATTTTTGCCGAGTAGAGACCCGGAGTGGTACTTCTTCGGGCCCCGAGATCGAAAGTATCCAAACGGGTTTAGGACAAACAGGGCGACGCGTGCGGGATACTGGAAGTCCACGGGAAAGGACAGGAAAGTGACAAGCCAGAACAGGCCGATTGGAATGAAGAAGACGCTGGTTTACTACAGAGGCCGAGCTCCTCAGGGCGTGCGGACCGACTGGGTGATGCACGAGTATCGCCTCGATGACAAGGAATCCGAAGACACCTCTGGAATGCAG GATTCATATGCACTGTGTCGCGTGTTCAAGAAAAATGGGTTTGGCAATGAAGTGGAAGACCAAGGCCAATGGAGCTTGTCCCTCATGGAGAGCTCACAAGGCGTTGTCATGAGCCAGGAGTGGGAAAACAACTCACCAGATGTCCCAATTGCATCATCCTCGTGCTTAGATCAGGAGGATGACAAGGATGATTCATGGATGCAGTTCATCACTGATGATGGTGGGTGGGGCACATCAAACCCTAATGCTCCTCCCATAGGTGGAGACTTTGGGGAAGAAGTGTCTACCttgaatttttccaattga
- the LOC104456414 gene encoding protein argonaute 1 isoform X1 — MTHDRLGTNPSFSIPALPLSLSLSLYKARSTVVMVRKRRTPAPGAGEGSEPREPREPGEGSHHGSQPSTGGATASQQSSGGATASQQQRGGYQGQGGRNRGPQGGRGNFARGGYSGGHGMGGGQRGGLSPSGYSRQPIPELHQATQITQGRIYPPTMPSKAGSSSQPPEPSETAQILEQLSIQEEGSTSQAIQTAVPASSKSIRFPRRPGKGTIGEKCIIKANHFFAQLADRDFHHYDVTIIPEVTSRILNRQIMKKLENLYNKSHLGGRLPVYDGRKSLYTAGPLPFTSKEFNITLSDEDEEDRSGGRRGEREYKVIIKLAARADLHHLELFLQGRRTDAPQEVLQVLDIVLRESPSTSAGYCAVGRSFFSPKLGERHSLGEGLECWRGFYQSIRPTQNGLSLNIDMSTTAFIEPLPVVEFVTKLLNRDATSRPLSDSDRVKIKKALRGVKIEVTHRGNMRRKYRISNLTSQTTRELTFPVDEGGTMKSVIRYFSETYGFNIQLTQWPCLQVGNPTKPNYLPMEVCKIVEGQRYSKRLNERQITALLKVTCQRPKERENNIVKTVDCNRYNEDRYAEEFGIKISRSLARVEARVLPAPRLKYHDSGRIKDCRPEVGCWNMMHKRMVNGGCVNHWLCISFSRAIQDAVARDFCSELVEMCRTSGMVFNPEPVLPPTSGRPDYSEKVLRSRYNEAMTKLRPTGKSVDLLIVILPDNNGPLYGDIKRICETDLGLVSQCCLTSQVFKKTKQYLANVALKINVKVGGRNTVLVDAIYRSLPVVSDQPTIVFGADVTHPPPGEDSSPSIAAVVASQDWPEITKYAGLVCAQAHREELIQDLYKPREDPVRGTVDSGMIKELLVSFRRETGHKPQRIIFYRDGVSEGQFYQVLLHELDAIRKACNNLEPNYQPPVTFVVVQKRHHTRLFANNHADERTVDRSGNILPGTVVDSQICHPTEFDFYLCSHAGIKGTSRPAHYHVLWDENGFSADGLQSLTNKLCYTYARCTRSVSIVPPAYYAHLAAFRARFYMDRDTSDSGSTTSGVSGGRGAAGPGFAGSRSTRGPAASTTVKPLPAIKENVKRVMFYC, encoded by the exons ATGACCCACGACCGTCTAGGGACGAACCCGTCATTTTCAATCCCggctctgcctctctctctctctctttctctttacAAGGCGAGAAGCA CTGTCGTCATGGTAAGAAAGAGGAGAACTCCAGCTCCTGGTGCCGGGGAGGGCTCTGAACCTCGAGAGCCGCGCGAGCCGGGTGAAGGTAGCCACCATGGTTCCCAACCCAGCACTGGTGGTGCCACTGCATCCCAACAAAGCAGTGGTGGTGCCACTGCTTCCCAGCAGCAGAGAGGGGGGTACCAGGGTCAGGGTGGAAGAAACCGTGGCCCACAGGGTGGTCGAGGAAATTTTGCCAGAGGAGGATATAGTGGTGGTCATGGAATGGGTGGTGGCCAAAGAGGAGGGCTTTCTCCTAGTGGATACTCCAGACAACCAATTCCCGAACTGCACCAAGCAACCCAGATTACACAGGGCAGGATCTATCCTCCAACCATGCCATCCAAAGCTGGTTCATCGTCGCAGCCACCTGAACCATCTGAAACTGCTCAAATCTTGGAGCAACTTAGCATCCAGGAAGAGGGTTCCACTAGCCAAGCAATCCAGACTGCTGTACCGGCAAGTAGCAAATCAATCAGGTTCCCTCGTCGCCCCGGCAAAGGTACCATCGGAGAGAAGTGCATCATCAAGGCAAACCACTTCTTTGCTCAACTGGCCGACAGAGATTTTCACCATTATGAT GTCACCATAATACCAGAGGTCACATCAAGGATACTCAATCGCCAAATAATGAAGAAGCTGGAGAATCTATACAATAAGTCGCATCTTGGGGGGCGGCTTCCTGTTTATGATGGTCGGAAAAGTCTCTATACTGCTGGACCACTGCCCTTTACATCAAAGGAGTTTAACATCACACTCAgcgatgaagatgaagaagacagATCAGGTGGCCGAAG GGGAGAGAGGGAGTACAAGGTCATAATTAAGTTGGCTGCACGGGCTGATCTTCACCATTTGGAACTGTTTTTGCAAGGGAGGCGAACTGATGCGCCTCAAGAAGTCCTGCAAGTTCTTGACATTGTTCTCCGTGAATCACCTTCTACTAG TGCTGGGTACTGTGCCGTTGGTCGatcatttttttcccctaaGTTAGGGGAAAGGCATTCGTTGGGTGAGGGGCTCGAATGTTGGCGTGGTTTCTATCAGAGCATTCGTCCCACCCAGAATGGGCTATCTTTAAATATAG ATATGTCCACCACTGCCTTTATAGAGCCATTGCCGGTTGTTGAGTTTGTCACTAAGCTGCTGAACCGTGATGCAACATCTAGACCATTATCCGATTCTGATCGTGTGAAG ATCAAAAAAGCTCTAAGAGGAGTCAAAATTGAAGTTACACATCGTGGCAACATGCGTAGAAAATATCGGATCTCCAATTTAACATCGCAGACAACACGAGAGCTAAC TTTTCCTGTAGATGAAGGAGGTACGATGAAATCTGTCATTCGGTACTTCTCCGAAACCTACGGTTTTAATATACAACTTACTCAATGGCCTTGTTTGCAAGTTGGAAACCCAACAAAACCCAATTATCTGCCTATGGAG GTGTGCAAAATTGTAGAGGGTCAAAGGTACTCCAAGAGGTTAAATGAACGACAAATCACCGCATTGCTTAAAGTCACTTGCCAACGCcccaaggaaagagaaaataatattgTAAAG ACTGTCGATTGCAATAGATACAATGAAGATAGATATGCAGAAGAATTTGGTATAAAGATAAGTAGGAGCCTTGCGCGAGTGGAAGCTCGAGTTCTTCCTGCACCTCGG CTCAAATATCATGATTCCGGCAGGATCAAGGATTGTCGTCCGGAAGTTGGATGTTGGAATATGATGCACAAG CGTATGGTTAATGGTGGGTGTGTCAACCACTGGCTGTGCATCAGCTTCTCACGAGCTATCCAAGACGCTGTTGCTCGTGATTTTTGCTCTGAGCTCGTGGAGATGTGCAGGACATCGGGAATG GTATTTAATCCAGAGCCGGTCTTACCACCTACAAGCGGCCGTCCTGACTACTCGGAGAAGGTTTTGAGATCTAGATACAATGAGGCGATGACTAAACTCAGGCCAACAGGCAAATCTGTTGACCTTCTTATCGTAATTCTGCCTGACAACAATGGTCCTCTATATG GTGACATTAAGCGGATCTGTGAGACAGATCTTGGACTTGTTTCCCAGTGTTGTTTGACAAGTCAGGTTTTTAAGAAGACTAAACAATATTTGGCCAATGTTGCGCTAAAGATTAATGTGAAGGTTGGCGGACGGAATACAGTGCTAGTTGATGCTATATATAGGAGCTTGCCTGTGGTCAGCGACCAACCTACTATAGTTTTTGGTGCTGATGTTACTCATCCTCCTCCTGGAGAGGATTCAAGCCCTTCGATAGCTGCT GTCGTGGCTTCTCAAGATTGGCCTGAAATTACCAAGTATGCTGGCCTAGTTTGTGCTCAAGCTCATCGTGAGGAACTTATTCAAGACTTGTACAAACCCCGGGAGGATCCTGTGAGAGGGACTGTAGACAGTGGAATGATCAA GGAGCTACTTGTATCGTTTAGGAGAGAAACTGGACATAAACCTCAACGCATCATATTCTACAG GGATGGTGTCAGTGAAGGACAATTCTATCAAGTTCTGTTACATGAACTTGATGCAATTCGTAAG GCTTGTAACAACTTAGAGCCAAATTATCAGCCTCCTGTAACTTTTGTTGTGGTGCAAAAACGGCACCATACTAGGTTGTTTGCCAACAACCATGCAGATGAAAGAACAGTAGACAGGAGTGGAAATATATTGCCGG GTACTGTTGTAGACTCGCAAATCTGCCATCCGACCGAGTTTGACTTTTACCTTTGCAGTCATGCTGGTATAAAG GGTACAAGTCGTCCAGCTCATTATCATGTTCTATGGGATGAAAATGGGTTCAGTGCTGATGGACTGCAGTCTCTTACAAATAAGCTCTGCTACAC GTATGCTAGGTGCACTCGTTCTGTATCCATCg TTCCTCCTGCATACTATGCCCATCTCGCGGCATTCCGAGCCCGCTTCTACATGGATAGAGATACATCCGATAGTGGCTCAACCACAAGCGGCGTCAGTGGTGGACGTGGTGCCGCAGGTCCTGGGTTTGCGGGATCGAGGAGCACACGCGGACCAGCTGCAAGTACTACTGTGAAACCCCTTCCTGCAatcaaagaaaatgtcaagagGGTCATGTTCTATTGTTGA
- the LOC104456414 gene encoding protein argonaute 1 isoform X2, with product MVRKRRTPAPGAGEGSEPREPREPGEGSHHGSQPSTGGATASQQSSGGATASQQQRGGYQGQGGRNRGPQGGRGNFARGGYSGGHGMGGGQRGGLSPSGYSRQPIPELHQATQITQGRIYPPTMPSKAGSSSQPPEPSETAQILEQLSIQEEGSTSQAIQTAVPASSKSIRFPRRPGKGTIGEKCIIKANHFFAQLADRDFHHYDVTIIPEVTSRILNRQIMKKLENLYNKSHLGGRLPVYDGRKSLYTAGPLPFTSKEFNITLSDEDEEDRSGGRRGEREYKVIIKLAARADLHHLELFLQGRRTDAPQEVLQVLDIVLRESPSTSAGYCAVGRSFFSPKLGERHSLGEGLECWRGFYQSIRPTQNGLSLNIDMSTTAFIEPLPVVEFVTKLLNRDATSRPLSDSDRVKIKKALRGVKIEVTHRGNMRRKYRISNLTSQTTRELTFPVDEGGTMKSVIRYFSETYGFNIQLTQWPCLQVGNPTKPNYLPMEVCKIVEGQRYSKRLNERQITALLKVTCQRPKERENNIVKTVDCNRYNEDRYAEEFGIKISRSLARVEARVLPAPRLKYHDSGRIKDCRPEVGCWNMMHKRMVNGGCVNHWLCISFSRAIQDAVARDFCSELVEMCRTSGMVFNPEPVLPPTSGRPDYSEKVLRSRYNEAMTKLRPTGKSVDLLIVILPDNNGPLYGDIKRICETDLGLVSQCCLTSQVFKKTKQYLANVALKINVKVGGRNTVLVDAIYRSLPVVSDQPTIVFGADVTHPPPGEDSSPSIAAVVASQDWPEITKYAGLVCAQAHREELIQDLYKPREDPVRGTVDSGMIKELLVSFRRETGHKPQRIIFYRDGVSEGQFYQVLLHELDAIRKACNNLEPNYQPPVTFVVVQKRHHTRLFANNHADERTVDRSGNILPGTVVDSQICHPTEFDFYLCSHAGIKGTSRPAHYHVLWDENGFSADGLQSLTNKLCYTYARCTRSVSIVPPAYYAHLAAFRARFYMDRDTSDSGSTTSGVSGGRGAAGPGFAGSRSTRGPAASTTVKPLPAIKENVKRVMFYC from the exons ATGGTAAGAAAGAGGAGAACTCCAGCTCCTGGTGCCGGGGAGGGCTCTGAACCTCGAGAGCCGCGCGAGCCGGGTGAAGGTAGCCACCATGGTTCCCAACCCAGCACTGGTGGTGCCACTGCATCCCAACAAAGCAGTGGTGGTGCCACTGCTTCCCAGCAGCAGAGAGGGGGGTACCAGGGTCAGGGTGGAAGAAACCGTGGCCCACAGGGTGGTCGAGGAAATTTTGCCAGAGGAGGATATAGTGGTGGTCATGGAATGGGTGGTGGCCAAAGAGGAGGGCTTTCTCCTAGTGGATACTCCAGACAACCAATTCCCGAACTGCACCAAGCAACCCAGATTACACAGGGCAGGATCTATCCTCCAACCATGCCATCCAAAGCTGGTTCATCGTCGCAGCCACCTGAACCATCTGAAACTGCTCAAATCTTGGAGCAACTTAGCATCCAGGAAGAGGGTTCCACTAGCCAAGCAATCCAGACTGCTGTACCGGCAAGTAGCAAATCAATCAGGTTCCCTCGTCGCCCCGGCAAAGGTACCATCGGAGAGAAGTGCATCATCAAGGCAAACCACTTCTTTGCTCAACTGGCCGACAGAGATTTTCACCATTATGAT GTCACCATAATACCAGAGGTCACATCAAGGATACTCAATCGCCAAATAATGAAGAAGCTGGAGAATCTATACAATAAGTCGCATCTTGGGGGGCGGCTTCCTGTTTATGATGGTCGGAAAAGTCTCTATACTGCTGGACCACTGCCCTTTACATCAAAGGAGTTTAACATCACACTCAgcgatgaagatgaagaagacagATCAGGTGGCCGAAG GGGAGAGAGGGAGTACAAGGTCATAATTAAGTTGGCTGCACGGGCTGATCTTCACCATTTGGAACTGTTTTTGCAAGGGAGGCGAACTGATGCGCCTCAAGAAGTCCTGCAAGTTCTTGACATTGTTCTCCGTGAATCACCTTCTACTAG TGCTGGGTACTGTGCCGTTGGTCGatcatttttttcccctaaGTTAGGGGAAAGGCATTCGTTGGGTGAGGGGCTCGAATGTTGGCGTGGTTTCTATCAGAGCATTCGTCCCACCCAGAATGGGCTATCTTTAAATATAG ATATGTCCACCACTGCCTTTATAGAGCCATTGCCGGTTGTTGAGTTTGTCACTAAGCTGCTGAACCGTGATGCAACATCTAGACCATTATCCGATTCTGATCGTGTGAAG ATCAAAAAAGCTCTAAGAGGAGTCAAAATTGAAGTTACACATCGTGGCAACATGCGTAGAAAATATCGGATCTCCAATTTAACATCGCAGACAACACGAGAGCTAAC TTTTCCTGTAGATGAAGGAGGTACGATGAAATCTGTCATTCGGTACTTCTCCGAAACCTACGGTTTTAATATACAACTTACTCAATGGCCTTGTTTGCAAGTTGGAAACCCAACAAAACCCAATTATCTGCCTATGGAG GTGTGCAAAATTGTAGAGGGTCAAAGGTACTCCAAGAGGTTAAATGAACGACAAATCACCGCATTGCTTAAAGTCACTTGCCAACGCcccaaggaaagagaaaataatattgTAAAG ACTGTCGATTGCAATAGATACAATGAAGATAGATATGCAGAAGAATTTGGTATAAAGATAAGTAGGAGCCTTGCGCGAGTGGAAGCTCGAGTTCTTCCTGCACCTCGG CTCAAATATCATGATTCCGGCAGGATCAAGGATTGTCGTCCGGAAGTTGGATGTTGGAATATGATGCACAAG CGTATGGTTAATGGTGGGTGTGTCAACCACTGGCTGTGCATCAGCTTCTCACGAGCTATCCAAGACGCTGTTGCTCGTGATTTTTGCTCTGAGCTCGTGGAGATGTGCAGGACATCGGGAATG GTATTTAATCCAGAGCCGGTCTTACCACCTACAAGCGGCCGTCCTGACTACTCGGAGAAGGTTTTGAGATCTAGATACAATGAGGCGATGACTAAACTCAGGCCAACAGGCAAATCTGTTGACCTTCTTATCGTAATTCTGCCTGACAACAATGGTCCTCTATATG GTGACATTAAGCGGATCTGTGAGACAGATCTTGGACTTGTTTCCCAGTGTTGTTTGACAAGTCAGGTTTTTAAGAAGACTAAACAATATTTGGCCAATGTTGCGCTAAAGATTAATGTGAAGGTTGGCGGACGGAATACAGTGCTAGTTGATGCTATATATAGGAGCTTGCCTGTGGTCAGCGACCAACCTACTATAGTTTTTGGTGCTGATGTTACTCATCCTCCTCCTGGAGAGGATTCAAGCCCTTCGATAGCTGCT GTCGTGGCTTCTCAAGATTGGCCTGAAATTACCAAGTATGCTGGCCTAGTTTGTGCTCAAGCTCATCGTGAGGAACTTATTCAAGACTTGTACAAACCCCGGGAGGATCCTGTGAGAGGGACTGTAGACAGTGGAATGATCAA GGAGCTACTTGTATCGTTTAGGAGAGAAACTGGACATAAACCTCAACGCATCATATTCTACAG GGATGGTGTCAGTGAAGGACAATTCTATCAAGTTCTGTTACATGAACTTGATGCAATTCGTAAG GCTTGTAACAACTTAGAGCCAAATTATCAGCCTCCTGTAACTTTTGTTGTGGTGCAAAAACGGCACCATACTAGGTTGTTTGCCAACAACCATGCAGATGAAAGAACAGTAGACAGGAGTGGAAATATATTGCCGG GTACTGTTGTAGACTCGCAAATCTGCCATCCGACCGAGTTTGACTTTTACCTTTGCAGTCATGCTGGTATAAAG GGTACAAGTCGTCCAGCTCATTATCATGTTCTATGGGATGAAAATGGGTTCAGTGCTGATGGACTGCAGTCTCTTACAAATAAGCTCTGCTACAC GTATGCTAGGTGCACTCGTTCTGTATCCATCg TTCCTCCTGCATACTATGCCCATCTCGCGGCATTCCGAGCCCGCTTCTACATGGATAGAGATACATCCGATAGTGGCTCAACCACAAGCGGCGTCAGTGGTGGACGTGGTGCCGCAGGTCCTGGGTTTGCGGGATCGAGGAGCACACGCGGACCAGCTGCAAGTACTACTGTGAAACCCCTTCCTGCAatcaaagaaaatgtcaagagGGTCATGTTCTATTGTTGA